GCAGGTTGATATGGTTTTAGGTACCGGATGGCCTTACGGAGGTTCTCATGTTACCCTGCCTCATGCAGCCACAAAACTGATTGTCGAAAAATATCAGCTAAAAAAGAATGAGACAATAGATCGTTCTATTAAACTTGAAGATACTAAGGAAAAAACTCCGGCTGAACTTTTATATGTAATTGCATACGGCAGCGATGGAAGTTATGTTAATCTAACAGATCAGTTGAAAAATAAAAATTCAAAACTAAATGATAAAGGTATTGATGGAACTTCTCTAAGCTTACCTAACAATTCAGAACCAAACAAATTAAAATGGAAAGCCAAAAAAACAGATTACACTATTTATGCTGTTTTTAGCGGCAAAACCGGCCAAAAGGTAAAAAGGGCAGCTCCAGGAGGAAGTGGCTATACGCTGGATCATTATTCTAAAGAAGCATTAAACGCTTATGTAGTTCCTTTTAACAATGCTTTGAAAGGACGCGAGGGGAAAATCAGGGCTATTTTTAATGATAGTTATGAAGTTTACGGAACGGATTTTACGCCAAATTTTTTCACTGAATTCCAAAACCGTAGAGGATATGATCTTAAAAAACAATTACCTGTGCTGTTAAGTGAATCTGACAATGAAATAGCAAATAGAATAAGAAGTGATTACAGACAAACTATAGGCGACTTATTACTGAATAATTTTGATAAGCCGTGGACGCAATGGGCCAATTCAAAAAACTTCAAGACCAAACTTCAGGCACACGGATCTCCCGGGAATTTGATTGATTTATATGCTTCTGCGGATATTCCTGAATGTGAAACTTTTGGATCAATGCCTTTTGATATTCCGGGTTTCAGACGTGAAAAAGACGATATACGTGAAGGTGATGCTGATCCGGTAATGCTTAAATTTTCTTCATCGGCAGCACATATTTCAGGAAAAAACCTGGTTTCGTCTGAAACCTTTACGTGGCTAAGAGAACATTTTAAAACCGCGTTATCACAATGCAAACCAGAAGCTGAAGATTTAATGCTAAATGGTGTCAATCATATTTTTCTTCATGGCTCTACTTATTCACCGGAAAGAGCTGCATGGCCAGGATGGAAATTTTATGCTTCTGTAAATTTCAACGCAAACAATAACATTTGGGAGGATGCTCCTTCCTTGTTTTCCTATATTTCCAACTGCCAGTCCATGCTGCAACAAGGAAAATCAGACAATGAAATTTTACTTTACTGGCCTATTTTTGACACTTGGGACCAATATCATAAAGGAACTTTATTTTTTCAGTTCAAAATACATTCTTTAGATGAATGGCTGCACGGAACTGCTTTTTACAACACTACAAAAGAGCTAATGCAAAAAGGCTATGGAGTCGATTTTATTTCGGATAATTTTATTGCCGAAGCTAAAGTCGTAAATGGTAATATCGCTCTTCCAGGCGGTACTTTCAAGTCATTAATTGTTCCGTCCTGCAAAAAAATGCCTCTGGCCACTTTACAAAAGCTGATTGAATTACAAAAAGCCGGTGGTAAAGTAATTTTTCAGGGCTTACCTGAATCTGTGCCTGGTTTTAATGATTATAAAACTCAGGAGACAAAACTTCAGTCTGTTTTGACTGAAAACAAAGAGGCAGTAAAACCTGTTTTAAATATTTTTGAAACGTTAGAAAAGGCTCAGATATATCCTGAAACACTTGTCAATACAGGTTTGAAATTTATCCGAAGAAATATTGACGGCGAAAAAATATATTATCTGGTAAATCATACTCCAAAGACAATTGATGGATTTATTCCGTTAGAAATTGGCAACAAGGAAGTTGTCATTTTTGATCCTTTAAACAGAAACTTCGGAAATGCAGTCGTTCAGAAAACTGCCAAAAACACTTTGGTAAAAGTCAAAATTGAACCGGGACAATCTTATTTCCTTAAAACAGAGAATACTGCTTCGCAAAAAAAATGGAACTATTACGAGCCAGCTTCTGATGCAATTGTTTTGAAAGGAAACTGGAAAATTAATTTTGATAAAGGAGGACCAAAATTACCTCCAAGTGTAAACATTTCGAATCTGGAATCATGGACAAAATTTGGCGCGGAAGCCGAAGCATTTTCCGGATCAGCAACCTACTCACTTGAATTTGAAAATCCAAACGCTAAAACAGAATCATGGAGTCTAAATTTAGGCGATGTGCGCGAAAGCGCCAAAGTATGGTTAAACGATGAATTCATTGGCACGGCCTGGTCAGTTCCTTATAAATTAAATATCGGAAAATTAAAACCTGGAAAAAATATTTTAAAAATTCAGGTAACAAATCTTTCCGCTAACAGAATTCGCGATAAAGAATTAAAAGGCGAAGAATGGAAAGTTTTCTACGAAATCAATATGGTTGACAAAGACTATAAAAAATTCGATGCCACAAAATGGAACCCAATGCCTTCCGGATTATTAGGACCTGTTACGATCACAGCTTTAAAACAACAAAATTAATTCCTATAAAGAATACAAAAATGAGAAAATTACTTTTATTGTTTGTAGTATGCCTTTCATATACGAACACTACAAACGCACAGCAGCCATTTGATAAAAAATTAGTATTGAAGCAAATGATTCTGGCAAATGATTATTTTATGCAAAAATGGCCTGAAACTGGTAAAACTATTATAACTAACAAAGAACGTCCAAGCAACATCTGGACTCGTGGTGTTTATTATGAAGGATTAATGGCACTGCATGAAATTTTCCCAAAAGAGGCCTATTACCAATATGCTTATGACTGGTCAGAATTCCATAAATGGGGTTTTAACGGCGGAAACGTAACCCGCAATGCTGATAATTACTGTGCAGCACAAACTTATATTGATCTGTACAATTTAGAACCGGATCCCAAAAAACTAAAGAATACCAAAGCCAATATAAACATGCTATTGAACACGCCTCAACTAGACGACTGGTCATGGATTGATGCTATTCAAATGGGAATGCCGGTTTTTGCAAAATTGGGTGTTTTAGAAAAAGATAACCGCTATTACGAAAAAATGTATCAAATGTACATGTATTCTAGAAACAAACACGGTGATCACGGCCTTTACAATCCGAAAGATGGCTTATGGTGGCGTGACGCTGATTTTGATCCTCCTTACAAAGAACCAAATGGCGAAGATTGCTACTGGAGCCGCGGAAATGGCTGGGTAATTGGTGCTTTAGCGAAGGTATTGACTATAATTCCTAAAAATGCACCTCACAGAGAACAATATGTAAAAGATCTAAAAGCAATGGCAGCAGCTTTAGTTCCAATTCAAAGACCTGACGGATTCTGGAATGTAAGTTTGCATGATCCAACCAATTTTGGTGAAAAAGAAACATCCGGCACGGCTTTATTTGTGTACGGAATGGCTTACGGAATCAATAGCGGAATCTTAAAAAAAGAAACGTATTTGCCAGTAGTTGAAAAAGCATGGAACGCCATAACTAAAGATGCTTTACATGATACAGGTTTTTTAGGCTACCTGCAATCTACAGGAAAAGAGCCAAAAGACGGGCAGCCGCTATCCTACGATAAAATCCCTGATTTTGAAGATTACGGATTAGGTTGTTTTTTACTGGCCGGATCAGAAATTTATAAGATGAAATAATGTGGGCGTGCCCCTCCCAAAAAGGTCGGGTCGGGCTATACGTTCCCGCTTCCCGATAAAAAATCGGGGGAGCTCCACTTCTATCCCTCACGCAAACTAACCAAAGACCATCATGAAAAAAATACTCTTTTGTCTTGTTTTGATATTTCTCAATTCAGGTCTTTTTTCGCAAGAATTTAAAAGAGAAAAATACAATTTCAATTCCGATTGGAAACTAAAAACAGGAGATTTTCAAAATGCGGAATCTCCTGTTTTTGATGATACCAACTGGAGAAAAGTTACACTGCCTCATGCCTACAACCAGGAAGAGGCTTTTGAAAAGGATATTGACCACCATACCACCGGAATTGTATGGTACAGAAAGAAATTTAAACTTCCTAAAGGAGTCAAAGACAATAAGATTTTTATCGAATTTGAAGGAATTCGACAGGGAGGTGTTATTTATGTAAACGGAGAAAAAGCAGGCATTCATGAAAATGGTGTGATGGGCTTTGGGTTTGATATTTCTAAAATGATCAAACCTTTTCCGGCAGAAAACACAATTGCCTTAAGAATTGATAATGACTGGAAATACAGGGAAATAGCAACGAATTCTACTTATCAATGGAATAATATGAATTTTAATGCCAATTATGGTGGAATACCGAAAAACGTTTTTCTTCATATTACAAATAAATTATACCAAACACTTCCACTCTATTCTAACCTAAAAACTACTGGAGTGTATGTTTATCCATCTGATATAAATATTCAGGAACAAACTGCTATTATCCATGCTGAATCTGAAATTCGTAATGAATTTGATACAGAAAAAAAGGTAGAATACAATGTCGTTATTGAAGATATCGAGGGTAAAACAATTGCTTCATTTACCGGTGAAAAAGCAAGCCTTCTTCCTAATGAAACAAAAATTATTAAAGCCAGTAAATTCATTAATAATTTACATTTTTGGAGCTGGGGTTACGGCTATTTATACACAGTAAAAACCATTTTAAAAGTCGATGGAAAAGTCGTTGATGAAGTTTCTACTAAAACCGGCTTTCGCAAAACAGCATTCAAAAATGGCGAAATCTGGCTGAATGACAGAGTGATTCAGATAAAAGGCTACGCACAACGAACCAGCAACGAATGGCCGGCTATCGGAATGTCTGTTCCGCCATGGCTGAGTGATTTCAGTAATAAATTAATTGTAGAAGGGAACGGGAATTTAGTACGCT
The Flavobacterium flavigenum genome window above contains:
- a CDS encoding glycosyl hydrolase, producing MKHTKTLLAFLSVFCFVLNSFSQKSDKSPWPDSSNINQPWTRWWWMGSAVDKPNLKKSLIDFHKAGIGGVEITPIYGVKGEENNFIDYLSPKWMDMLDYTIHVSDSLHMQVDMVLGTGWPYGGSHVTLPHAATKLIVEKYQLKKNETIDRSIKLEDTKEKTPAELLYVIAYGSDGSYVNLTDQLKNKNSKLNDKGIDGTSLSLPNNSEPNKLKWKAKKTDYTIYAVFSGKTGQKVKRAAPGGSGYTLDHYSKEALNAYVVPFNNALKGREGKIRAIFNDSYEVYGTDFTPNFFTEFQNRRGYDLKKQLPVLLSESDNEIANRIRSDYRQTIGDLLLNNFDKPWTQWANSKNFKTKLQAHGSPGNLIDLYASADIPECETFGSMPFDIPGFRREKDDIREGDADPVMLKFSSSAAHISGKNLVSSETFTWLREHFKTALSQCKPEAEDLMLNGVNHIFLHGSTYSPERAAWPGWKFYASVNFNANNNIWEDAPSLFSYISNCQSMLQQGKSDNEILLYWPIFDTWDQYHKGTLFFQFKIHSLDEWLHGTAFYNTTKELMQKGYGVDFISDNFIAEAKVVNGNIALPGGTFKSLIVPSCKKMPLATLQKLIELQKAGGKVIFQGLPESVPGFNDYKTQETKLQSVLTENKEAVKPVLNIFETLEKAQIYPETLVNTGLKFIRRNIDGEKIYYLVNHTPKTIDGFIPLEIGNKEVVIFDPLNRNFGNAVVQKTAKNTLVKVKIEPGQSYFLKTENTASQKKWNYYEPASDAIVLKGNWKINFDKGGPKLPPSVNISNLESWTKFGAEAEAFSGSATYSLEFENPNAKTESWSLNLGDVRESAKVWLNDEFIGTAWSVPYKLNIGKLKPGKNILKIQVTNLSANRIRDKELKGEEWKVFYEINMVDKDYKKFDATKWNPMPSGLLGPVTITALKQQN
- a CDS encoding glycoside hydrolase family 88/105 protein produces the protein MRKLLLLFVVCLSYTNTTNAQQPFDKKLVLKQMILANDYFMQKWPETGKTIITNKERPSNIWTRGVYYEGLMALHEIFPKEAYYQYAYDWSEFHKWGFNGGNVTRNADNYCAAQTYIDLYNLEPDPKKLKNTKANINMLLNTPQLDDWSWIDAIQMGMPVFAKLGVLEKDNRYYEKMYQMYMYSRNKHGDHGLYNPKDGLWWRDADFDPPYKEPNGEDCYWSRGNGWVIGALAKVLTIIPKNAPHREQYVKDLKAMAAALVPIQRPDGFWNVSLHDPTNFGEKETSGTALFVYGMAYGINSGILKKETYLPVVEKAWNAITKDALHDTGFLGYLQSTGKEPKDGQPLSYDKIPDFEDYGLGCFLLAGSEIYKMK